The Thermoleophilaceae bacterium genome includes a window with the following:
- a CDS encoding phosphatase PAP2 family protein has protein sequence MLATLDTALLRVLRTRLHQPPLERAVLTFTRLGEHGALWLAIAGIAALRDPRGRHAYGRAAVVVVLTYALNIVVKVLIRRARPLLEDLPALSPTVTGLSYPSAHASTSFAGARALSERLPALPLYGAAAAMALSRPYVGVHYPSDSLAGAALGMAVAELARVTEERIA, from the coding sequence GTGCTCGCCACCCTTGACACGGCGCTGCTGCGAGTCCTGCGTACCCGCCTCCATCAGCCGCCGCTCGAGCGCGCCGTCCTGACCTTCACGCGCCTGGGCGAGCACGGGGCCTTGTGGCTCGCCATCGCGGGGATCGCGGCGCTGCGCGACCCGCGCGGCCGGCACGCGTATGGGCGGGCAGCGGTCGTGGTGGTGCTCACGTACGCGCTCAACATCGTCGTGAAGGTGCTCATCCGGCGCGCGCGGCCGCTGCTGGAGGACCTGCCCGCCCTGTCTCCCACGGTCACGGGTCTCTCCTACCCCAGCGCCCACGCGTCCACCTCGTTCGCGGGGGCGAGGGCGCTCAGCGAGCGGCTGCCGGCGCTTCCGCTCTACGGCGCGGCGGCCGCCATGGCGCTGTCGCGGCCCTACGTGGGGGTGCACTACCCGTCCGACTCGCTGGCGGGTGCCGCACTCGGCATGGCGGTGGCCGAGCTGGCGCGGGTGACGGAAGAGAGGATCGCGTGA
- the mce gene encoding methylmalonyl-CoA epimerase gives MFGRIDHIGVAVEDLDAAIELYGKGFEMTVEHRETVEEQGVEAVLLEVGDGHVELLRPLSPDTGVGKFLQRNGPGMHHVAYTTDDIDAALEAVRAAGLRLIDETPRRGIRDSRVAFLHPTTTGGVLTELVEPAEEH, from the coding sequence GTGTTCGGGCGAATCGACCACATCGGCGTCGCCGTCGAGGACCTCGACGCGGCCATCGAGCTCTACGGCAAGGGCTTCGAGATGACCGTCGAGCACCGCGAGACGGTGGAGGAGCAGGGCGTCGAGGCCGTGCTGCTCGAGGTGGGCGACGGCCACGTGGAGCTGCTGAGGCCGCTCTCGCCCGACACGGGTGTCGGCAAGTTCCTTCAGAGGAACGGGCCCGGCATGCACCACGTCGCCTACACGACCGACGACATCGACGCGGCGCTGGAGGCGGTCCGCGCGGCGGGCCTGCGCCTCATCGACGAGACGCCCCGCCGCGGCATCCGCGACAGCCGCGTCGCATTCCTGCACCCGACGACCACCGGCGGCGTGCTCACCGAGCTCGTGGAGCCGGCGGAGGAGCACTGA
- a CDS encoding LysE family translocator — MPEPTTLAVFSLAALALIVVPGPAVIYVVTRGIDQGRRAGLVSALGIEAGGLVHVAAAALGLSALIVSSATAFTVLKYAGAAYLIMLGLRELRGRAARVAPEKPEPAPLRRVFWQGVLVNALNPKTALFFLAFLPQFVDPAAGPVHAQILVLGAVFVAIGFVSDSAWGLAAGTLGPRLRDGVRRRVQRWGSGSVFVALGVGTALSTTRRAV; from the coding sequence GTGCCCGAGCCCACCACCCTCGCCGTCTTCTCGCTCGCCGCGCTCGCGCTCATCGTGGTCCCGGGCCCGGCGGTGATCTACGTCGTCACCCGCGGGATCGACCAGGGGCGCCGCGCCGGCTTGGTCTCCGCGCTGGGCATCGAGGCCGGCGGGCTCGTGCACGTGGCCGCGGCGGCCCTCGGGCTGTCCGCGCTGATCGTGTCCTCCGCCACCGCCTTCACCGTCCTGAAGTACGCGGGCGCTGCCTACCTGATCATGCTCGGCCTGCGGGAGCTGCGCGGCCGCGCCGCGCGCGTGGCCCCCGAGAAGCCCGAGCCGGCGCCGTTGCGCCGCGTGTTCTGGCAGGGCGTGCTGGTGAACGCGCTCAACCCCAAGACTGCGCTCTTCTTCCTCGCCTTCCTGCCGCAGTTCGTGGATCCGGCGGCCGGGCCGGTGCACGCGCAGATCCTCGTGCTCGGCGCGGTGTTCGTCGCGATCGGGTTCGTGAGCGACTCCGCCTGGGGCCTGGCCGCCGGCACGCTCGGCCCCCGCCTGAGGGACGGCGTGCGCCGCCGCGTGCAGCGCTGGGGCTCGGGCAGCGTGTTCGTCGCGCTGGGTGTCGGGACCGCGCTCTCCACCACGCGACGGGCCGTCTAG
- the ftsH gene encoding ATP-dependent zinc metalloprotease FtsH — METLLAFSWQGIETWILTWLPVIFMFTIVILVVFMLARVPRTKPQEIKPESSGSVRWDDVAGADEAKAELREVVEFFRDPKRFKKLGARVPKGILLHGPPGTGKTLLAKAVANEANAKFFAQSASSFVEMFAGLGAARIRRLFKEARKQSPAIVFIDELDAVGATRGNQFSGEKDQTLNQLLVELDGFEERDDLVVIGASNLLDKLDPALLRPGRFDRQIFVSPPDLKGRQEILRVHSRNKPLRGVDVELVARQTSGLTGADLANICNEAAIFAGRRERGVIEMEDFEAALERVVAGMQSRRVMTDHEKRVVAFHEAGHALCSELLPSVDKVHKISIVPRGRALGYTLNLPQEDRYLKTKEELSDYLCVLLGGRVAEQIVFGAITTGASDDLKRIHDISRSMVVEYGMGTGIGSRRMPADDFSMSDATRRLIDEEQQHITDLAYRRAVAIVTENRALLDRLAETLLTNEVLSRADIESIVGQKQRSLPRIAASEG, encoded by the coding sequence ATGGAGACCCTCCTCGCCTTCTCCTGGCAGGGCATCGAGACCTGGATCCTCACCTGGCTGCCGGTGATCTTCATGTTCACGATCGTGATCCTGGTCGTGTTCATGCTCGCGCGCGTCCCGCGCACCAAGCCGCAGGAGATCAAGCCGGAGTCCTCGGGCTCGGTGCGCTGGGACGACGTGGCCGGCGCCGACGAGGCCAAGGCGGAGCTGCGCGAGGTGGTGGAGTTCTTCCGCGACCCCAAGCGCTTCAAGAAGCTGGGCGCGCGCGTGCCCAAGGGCATCCTGCTGCATGGTCCCCCGGGCACGGGCAAGACGCTGCTGGCCAAGGCGGTGGCCAACGAGGCCAACGCCAAGTTCTTCGCCCAGTCGGCGTCGTCGTTCGTGGAGATGTTCGCCGGGCTGGGAGCCGCGCGCATCCGGCGGCTGTTCAAGGAGGCGCGCAAGCAGTCGCCGGCGATCGTCTTCATCGACGAGCTCGACGCCGTCGGAGCCACCCGCGGGAACCAGTTCTCGGGGGAGAAGGACCAGACGCTCAACCAGCTGCTCGTGGAGCTCGACGGCTTCGAGGAGCGCGACGACCTCGTGGTGATCGGCGCCTCCAACCTGCTCGACAAGCTCGACCCGGCGCTGCTGCGCCCCGGCCGCTTCGACCGCCAGATCTTCGTCTCCCCGCCCGACCTCAAGGGTCGCCAGGAGATCCTGCGCGTGCACTCCCGGAACAAGCCGCTGCGCGGCGTGGACGTCGAGCTGGTGGCGCGCCAGACCAGCGGCCTGACGGGCGCCGACCTCGCCAACATCTGCAACGAGGCGGCGATCTTCGCCGGCCGCCGCGAGCGCGGCGTGATCGAGATGGAGGACTTCGAGGCGGCGCTCGAGCGCGTGGTGGCGGGCATGCAGTCGCGCCGCGTGATGACCGACCACGAGAAGCGCGTGGTGGCCTTCCACGAGGCCGGGCACGCCCTCTGCTCGGAGCTGCTGCCGAGCGTGGACAAGGTCCACAAGATCTCGATCGTGCCCCGCGGCCGCGCCCTCGGCTACACGCTCAACCTGCCGCAGGAGGACCGCTACCTCAAGACCAAGGAGGAGCTGTCGGACTACCTCTGCGTGCTGCTGGGCGGCCGCGTGGCCGAGCAGATCGTCTTCGGGGCCATCACCACGGGCGCCTCCGACGACCTCAAGCGCATCCACGACATCAGCCGCTCGATGGTGGTCGAGTACGGGATGGGCACCGGGATCGGGTCCCGCCGGATGCCCGCAGACGACTTCTCGATGTCCGATGCCACCCGGCGCCTCATCGACGAGGAGCAGCAGCACATCACCGACCTCGCCTACCGCCGCGCCGTCGCCATCGTCACCGAGAACCGGGCGCTGCTCGACCGCCTGGCGGAGACGCTGCTCACCAACGAGGTCCTCTCCCGCGCGGACATCGAGAGCATCGTGGGCCAGAAGCAGCGCTCGCTCCCACGGATCGCCGCCAGCGAGGGGTAG
- a CDS encoding DUF1385 domain-containing protein, producing MSKLRLGGMALRNGLLVHGPTHWAAAVRAADGSVKTASGRKPRFAVGLAGRVPGVRGVARLAEAFAVIPLVKAALPEARLPMQDRRTLGAMAGATLAGHALRRTGPASAGREVAMAALGLAPALLALRGGDLASYHGVEHKAIAAYEQDGEAVDAAKEHDRCGSNLVAPLMASTVAGNLAMRRAGLRGPTADAAVALGSVAVAVEVFAWSERHAGTALAKALRRPGYELQRALGTREPTGEQLEVGQAALAEILRAEGAGSST from the coding sequence ATGAGCAAGCTCCGGCTGGGCGGCATGGCCCTGCGTAACGGCCTGCTCGTGCACGGGCCCACGCACTGGGCGGCCGCGGTGCGCGCGGCCGACGGCTCGGTGAAGACGGCCTCCGGGCGCAAGCCGCGCTTCGCGGTGGGGCTGGCCGGGCGCGTCCCAGGCGTGCGCGGTGTGGCGCGCCTGGCCGAGGCGTTCGCCGTCATCCCGCTGGTGAAGGCGGCGCTGCCCGAGGCGCGCCTGCCCATGCAGGACCGCCGCACGCTCGGTGCCATGGCGGGCGCCACGCTGGCGGGGCATGCGCTGCGCCGCACCGGCCCCGCGAGCGCCGGGCGCGAGGTGGCCATGGCCGCGCTCGGGCTGGCGCCCGCCCTGCTGGCCCTGCGCGGCGGCGACCTGGCCTCCTACCACGGGGTGGAGCACAAGGCAATCGCGGCCTACGAGCAGGACGGCGAGGCGGTGGACGCCGCCAAGGAGCACGACCGCTGCGGCTCGAACCTGGTGGCGCCGCTCATGGCCTCCACCGTGGCCGGCAACCTGGCGATGCGCCGCGCGGGTTTGCGCGGGCCCACCGCCGACGCCGCCGTGGCGCTGGGCAGCGTCGCCGTGGCGGTGGAGGTGTTCGCCTGGTCGGAGCGCCACGCCGGCACCGCGCTGGCCAAGGCGCTGCGGCGCCCCGGCTACGAGCTGCAGCGCGCGCTCGGCACGCGTGAGCCCACCGGTGAGCAGCTCGAGGTCGGCCAGGCCGCGCTCGCGGAGATCCTGCGTGCCGAGGGCGCCGGCAGCAGTACCTGA
- a CDS encoding M20/M25/M40 family metallo-hydrolase — MPEPELLERRTTELLQQLIRFNTVNPPGDEQVAQQHLAGVLTAAGFECELLAAVPGRPNLVARLRGASDGPRLAYLGHVDTVLANPEEWTVDPWSGELRDGCVWGRGALDMKGQVAAEVSAACALAEEGWRPASGELMLVVTVDEEAGGSQGASWLCAQHPDKVRADLVVNEGGGGPLDFDGRRVYSVGVAEKGVFRFTVATEGRAGHASFPRIGDNALTKLAPFLQAMADRRPAFELTPEPEAFLTALGVLEDGDVDAAFGAIEARDPRLAVLVEPTLGVTVTPTMTSASEKINVIPSRAEIKVDCRVPPGLGEDEVRERVQAVLGTDGYVLRFDERTPGSRSPIDTPLMDHIRDFVEREDPGAVVAPTVLPGFTDSRAFREAFPDCVAYGFFAQRVMDLCDSSALMHAADERVPVEDLGMAARFFAELPPKVLG, encoded by the coding sequence ATGCCCGAGCCCGAGCTGCTCGAACGCCGGACCACCGAGCTGCTGCAGCAGCTCATCCGCTTCAACACGGTCAATCCGCCGGGTGACGAGCAGGTCGCGCAGCAGCATCTCGCAGGCGTCCTCACCGCCGCCGGCTTCGAGTGCGAGCTGCTCGCCGCGGTGCCTGGGCGCCCCAATCTCGTGGCCCGGCTGCGCGGCGCGAGCGACGGCCCCCGCCTCGCCTACCTCGGCCACGTCGACACCGTGCTCGCCAACCCGGAGGAGTGGACCGTGGACCCGTGGTCGGGCGAGCTGCGCGACGGCTGCGTGTGGGGGCGCGGCGCGCTCGACATGAAGGGCCAGGTGGCCGCGGAGGTGTCGGCCGCCTGCGCGCTCGCGGAGGAGGGCTGGCGGCCCGCGTCCGGGGAGCTGATGCTGGTCGTCACGGTGGACGAGGAGGCCGGCGGCTCCCAGGGCGCGAGCTGGCTCTGCGCGCAGCACCCCGACAAGGTGCGTGCGGACCTGGTGGTGAACGAGGGCGGCGGGGGGCCGCTCGACTTCGACGGGCGCCGCGTGTACAGCGTCGGGGTGGCGGAGAAGGGGGTCTTCCGCTTCACGGTCGCCACCGAGGGGCGCGCGGGCCACGCCTCCTTCCCGCGCATCGGCGACAACGCGCTCACCAAGCTCGCCCCGTTTCTCCAGGCGATGGCGGATCGCCGCCCGGCGTTCGAGCTCACGCCCGAGCCCGAGGCCTTCCTCACCGCGCTCGGCGTGCTGGAAGACGGCGACGTGGACGCCGCGTTCGGCGCCATCGAGGCGCGCGACCCGCGCCTGGCCGTGCTGGTGGAGCCGACGCTGGGCGTCACCGTCACCCCGACGATGACCAGCGCGTCGGAGAAGATCAACGTGATCCCCAGCCGCGCCGAGATAAAGGTGGACTGTCGGGTCCCGCCCGGCCTGGGGGAGGACGAGGTCCGCGAGCGGGTCCAGGCCGTGCTCGGCACGGACGGCTACGTGCTGCGCTTCGACGAGCGCACGCCCGGCAGCCGCTCGCCCATCGACACGCCGCTCATGGACCACATCCGCGACTTCGTGGAGCGCGAGGACCCGGGCGCGGTGGTGGCCCCCACCGTGCTGCCCGGCTTCACCGACTCGCGCGCGTTCCGCGAGGCGTTCCCCGACTGCGTGGCATACGGGTTCTTCGCCCAGCGCGTCATGGACCTCTGCGACTCCAGCGCGCTCATGCACGCGGCGGACGAGCGCGTGCCCGTGGAGGACCTCGGAATGGCCGCGCGCTTCTTCGCCGAGCTGCCGCCCAAGGTGCTGGGATGA
- a CDS encoding replication-associated recombination protein A, whose protein sequence is MEQLFDSGDDPQGQTRVPAGDQPLAARMRPRTLEEFAGQEHLLAPGSALRAALEEGRPHSMVLYGPPGTGKTTLARLLAVTASAAFEELSAVNAGRAEVREVIERATHRRQTSGTPTILFLDEIHRFNKAQQDTLLPAVEEGLLTLVGATTENPYFEVISALLSRTRVYELHALEDPHVLALLRRALGGERGIPDPPRVDDDALEFLAARAGGDARTALAALELAAETAGEEGVTVAVAEDALQRRAVLYDKGGDRHYDTISAWIKATRGSDPDASLLYLAEMLEGGEDARFIARRMVILASEDVGNADPQALVVAIAAAHAVEHVGMPECALNLAQAAVYLSLAPKSNASTKAIGAATRWVREHGAPVPPPHLQDAHYGGAKKLGRGEGYDYPHDRPGGVSPQELMPPEAQGERFLELSEHGFERELLERFERIRKARGR, encoded by the coding sequence GTGGAGCAGCTCTTCGACAGCGGCGACGACCCCCAGGGCCAGACGCGGGTGCCCGCCGGCGACCAGCCGCTGGCGGCACGGATGCGGCCGCGAACCCTCGAGGAGTTCGCCGGACAGGAGCACCTGCTCGCGCCCGGATCCGCGCTGCGCGCCGCGCTCGAGGAGGGACGGCCGCACTCGATGGTCCTCTACGGACCGCCCGGCACGGGCAAGACCACGCTCGCCCGGCTGTTGGCCGTCACCGCGAGCGCCGCCTTCGAGGAGCTGTCGGCGGTCAACGCGGGCCGGGCCGAGGTGCGCGAGGTGATCGAGCGGGCCACGCATCGCCGGCAGACCAGCGGAACACCGACGATCCTGTTCCTCGACGAGATCCACCGCTTCAACAAGGCCCAGCAGGACACGCTGCTGCCGGCGGTGGAGGAGGGCCTCCTCACGCTCGTGGGCGCCACCACCGAGAACCCCTACTTCGAGGTCATCTCGGCGCTGCTCTCGCGCACGCGCGTGTACGAGCTGCACGCGCTCGAGGACCCCCACGTGCTGGCGCTGCTGCGCCGCGCTCTCGGCGGCGAGCGCGGCATCCCGGACCCGCCGCGGGTGGACGACGACGCGCTCGAGTTCCTGGCCGCGCGCGCCGGCGGCGACGCCCGCACGGCGCTCGCGGCGCTCGAGCTGGCCGCCGAGACCGCCGGCGAGGAGGGCGTGACGGTCGCCGTGGCCGAGGACGCGTTGCAGCGGCGAGCGGTGCTCTACGACAAGGGCGGCGACCGCCACTACGACACGATCTCGGCCTGGATCAAGGCCACGCGGGGGTCGGACCCCGACGCGTCGCTGCTCTACCTGGCCGAGATGCTCGAGGGCGGCGAGGACGCGCGCTTCATCGCCCGGCGGATGGTGATCCTGGCCAGCGAGGACGTGGGCAACGCCGACCCGCAGGCGCTGGTGGTGGCCATCGCCGCGGCACATGCCGTGGAGCACGTGGGCATGCCCGAATGCGCGCTCAACCTCGCCCAGGCCGCCGTCTACCTCTCGCTGGCGCCCAAGTCGAACGCGTCGACGAAGGCCATCGGCGCCGCGACCCGCTGGGTGCGCGAGCACGGCGCGCCGGTGCCTCCGCCCCACCTCCAGGACGCCCACTACGGCGGCGCGAAGAAGCTCGGCCGCGGGGAGGGCTACGACTACCCGCACGACCGCCCCGGGGGCGTCTCGCCGCAGGAGCTGATGCCGCCCGAGGCCCAGGGCGAGCGCTTCCTGGAGCTGTCCGAGCACGGCTTCGAGCGCGAGCTGCTGGAGCGCTTCGAGCGGATCCGGAAGGCGCGCGGGCGCTAG
- a CDS encoding GNAT family protein — protein sequence MTRDPGILLAATHALPSGERVRLRLTRPSDLSLVEGFLGGLSPATRHLRFFTAAPGVPSQLVRHFTFYDPRERIVIAATLLADGYPRIVGLGDVAVLETGLAELGLVVDDDRQGQGIGSLVCEALAWLAAQRGSTHVKAQMLEHNDAMARLMERLGTTVRTVEDGHPVVYARLDGLRARAA from the coding sequence GTGACTCGCGATCCCGGAATCCTGTTGGCTGCCACCCATGCGCTCCCCAGCGGGGAGCGGGTGCGGCTGCGCCTGACGCGTCCCAGCGACTTGAGCCTGGTGGAGGGCTTCCTGGGCGGCCTCTCGCCCGCCACGCGGCACCTGCGCTTCTTCACCGCGGCCCCCGGCGTGCCCTCGCAGCTCGTGCGCCACTTCACCTTCTACGACCCGCGCGAGCGCATCGTGATCGCCGCCACGCTGCTCGCGGACGGCTACCCGAGGATCGTGGGCCTCGGCGACGTCGCCGTGCTCGAGACGGGGCTCGCCGAGCTTGGCCTCGTGGTGGACGACGACCGCCAGGGCCAGGGCATCGGCTCGCTGGTCTGCGAGGCGCTGGCGTGGCTCGCCGCCCAGCGGGGGTCCACCCACGTGAAGGCGCAGATGCTCGAGCACAACGACGCCATGGCCCGGCTCATGGAGCGGCTGGGCACCACCGTGCGCACCGTGGAGGATGGCCACCCGGTCGTCTACGCGCGGCTGGACGGGCTGCGGGCGCGCGCGGCGTAA
- a CDS encoding aldehyde dehydrogenase family protein, with protein MATETAAGQLESFNPATGERVGAVPTISPEQVQGVVDDVASVQPFWAQLPVAERGRYMRRAAQVIIDQLDDLAELLTREQGKPRAESYVMELIPTIDSLHWIADNGPDIIGDERIRTPQLFFRGKRSLFAYEPLGVVGVISPWNYPWSIPFGEVATALMCGNGVVLKPASLTPLLGERIQGVFERAGVPEGLVRTVHGGGAVGQALVESSAAKIFFTGSVEVGRGVGVSCAERMKGSVLELGGKDPALVLADANLPNAISGCLWGGFANAGQTCSGIERVYVAREVADRFVEGVVAGARALRVGDPRSWDTEVGPMVSREQFDAVRELVDDAVASGATLHCGGPVEAAGLDGAFFAPAVLTNVTHEMRIMREEIFGPVVPIVTVESEEEAIRLANDSEFGLGASVWTMDRHKGDRVARRLESGMVWLNDHMYTHGACQCSWGGVKNSGLGRVHSKFGFYGCVNIKLIAREPSRTRNFWWHPYGEALGRALQSSAPLLYGRDEDKLRALRRGALPAAKVGRKVLRDALRR; from the coding sequence ATGGCCACCGAGACGGCAGCCGGCCAACTCGAGTCCTTCAACCCCGCCACCGGCGAGCGCGTGGGGGCGGTCCCGACCATCTCCCCGGAGCAGGTGCAGGGCGTCGTGGACGACGTTGCCAGCGTGCAGCCGTTCTGGGCGCAGCTGCCGGTGGCCGAGCGCGGCCGCTACATGCGCCGGGCCGCGCAGGTGATCATCGACCAGCTCGACGACCTCGCCGAGCTGCTCACGCGCGAGCAGGGCAAGCCGCGCGCCGAGTCGTACGTGATGGAGCTGATCCCCACGATCGACTCGCTCCACTGGATCGCCGACAACGGGCCCGACATCATCGGCGACGAGCGAATCCGCACGCCCCAGCTCTTCTTTCGCGGCAAGCGCTCGCTGTTCGCCTACGAGCCGCTCGGCGTCGTGGGCGTCATCTCACCGTGGAACTACCCATGGTCGATCCCCTTCGGCGAGGTGGCCACCGCGCTCATGTGCGGCAACGGCGTGGTGCTCAAGCCCGCTTCGCTGACGCCGCTGCTCGGCGAGCGCATCCAGGGAGTGTTCGAGCGCGCGGGAGTGCCCGAGGGGCTCGTGCGCACCGTGCACGGCGGCGGCGCCGTGGGCCAGGCGCTCGTGGAGTCCAGCGCGGCCAAGATCTTCTTCACGGGCTCCGTGGAGGTCGGGCGCGGCGTGGGCGTGTCCTGCGCGGAGCGGATGAAGGGGTCGGTGCTCGAGCTGGGCGGCAAGGACCCCGCGCTGGTGCTGGCCGACGCCAACCTGCCCAACGCCATCTCGGGCTGCCTCTGGGGCGGCTTCGCCAACGCCGGCCAGACCTGCTCCGGGATCGAGCGCGTGTACGTGGCGCGCGAGGTGGCCGACCGTTTCGTCGAGGGAGTCGTGGCCGGCGCCCGAGCCCTGCGCGTGGGCGACCCGCGCTCGTGGGACACCGAGGTCGGGCCAATGGTCTCGCGCGAGCAGTTCGACGCGGTCCGCGAGCTCGTTGACGACGCGGTGGCGAGCGGCGCCACGCTGCACTGCGGCGGGCCGGTGGAGGCCGCCGGGCTGGACGGCGCCTTCTTCGCCCCCGCCGTGCTCACGAACGTCACCCACGAGATGCGGATCATGCGCGAGGAGATCTTCGGACCCGTCGTGCCGATCGTGACCGTCGAGTCCGAGGAGGAGGCCATCCGGCTGGCCAACGACTCCGAGTTCGGCCTGGGCGCGTCGGTGTGGACGATGGACCGCCACAAGGGCGACCGCGTGGCGCGGCGGCTGGAGTCGGGGATGGTGTGGCTGAACGACCACATGTACACCCACGGCGCCTGCCAGTGCTCGTGGGGAGGGGTCAAGAACTCCGGGCTCGGCCGCGTGCACTCCAAGTTCGGCTTCTACGGGTGCGTGAACATCAAGCTCATCGCGCGCGAGCCCTCGCGCACGCGCAACTTCTGGTGGCACCCCTACGGGGAGGCGCTGGGGCGCGCGCTGCAGTCGTCGGCCCCGCTGCTCTACGGGCGCGACGAGGACAAGCTCCGCGCACTGCGTCGCGGCGCGCTGCCGGCGGCCAAGGTGGGTCGCAAGGTGCTCCGCGACGCGCTCAGGCGATAG
- a CDS encoding methyltransferase domain-containing protein — protein sequence MSYEEQGAGYAAVRRPDPRIADAVRAALGDVRSVVNVGAGTGSYEPHDLDVIPVEPSAVMRAQRPPDTPPAIDGKAEALPLPDGAADAALAVLTVHHWEEPAAGLAELLRVARRRVVVLTWDPAFAGDLWLVRDYLPEAAELDRARFQPLDDVATALGGARVEPVPIPHDCADGFLGAYWRRPERYLDPGVRPGISTFHSLPPEVVQPALARLAADLASGEWERRNAELLHLDELDLGYRLLVAERG from the coding sequence ATGAGCTACGAGGAGCAAGGCGCCGGGTATGCCGCGGTGAGGCGCCCCGACCCGCGGATCGCGGACGCCGTTCGCGCCGCGCTCGGGGATGTGCGCTCGGTCGTGAACGTGGGCGCGGGCACGGGCTCGTACGAGCCGCACGACCTCGATGTGATCCCCGTGGAGCCCTCGGCGGTCATGCGCGCGCAGCGGCCGCCCGACACGCCGCCCGCCATAGACGGCAAAGCGGAGGCGCTGCCGCTGCCGGATGGCGCGGCCGACGCCGCGCTCGCAGTGCTCACCGTGCATCACTGGGAGGAGCCGGCCGCCGGCCTGGCCGAGCTCCTGCGGGTGGCGCGCCGCCGGGTGGTGGTGCTCACCTGGGATCCCGCCTTTGCCGGTGATCTGTGGCTCGTGCGCGACTACCTGCCGGAGGCGGCGGAGCTCGACCGGGCGCGCTTCCAGCCGCTGGACGATGTGGCCACCGCGCTCGGCGGCGCGCGCGTGGAGCCCGTGCCCATCCCCCACGACTGCGCCGACGGCTTCCTGGGCGCCTACTGGCGGCGGCCCGAGCGCTACCTCGACCCCGGCGTGCGACCCGGCATCTCCACCTTCCATTCGTTGCCGCCCGAGGTGGTGCAGCCTGCGCTGGCGCGGCTGGCAGCCGACCTCGCAAGCGGCGAGTGGGAGCGCCGCAACGCGGAGCTGCTGCACCTCGACGAGCTGGATCTGGGCTACCGGCTGCTGGTGGCCGAGCGCGGCTGA
- a CDS encoding TetR/AcrR family transcriptional regulator, giving the protein MKRCRLTRAEKKAETRASLLEAAAEVFARQGFQAASVDEVAEAAGFTKGAVYAHFESKEDLFLAVLDERFADRLGEVRALLDSDGEPQAQARKAGEGFMDYLDADPRWTPLFFEFWAHAVRNPEVATKLVPRYRAVREAVAEAIDRRALELGYEPPQPLDEVAAMTFAMANGAALEHALEPEAIPAGMYGRMLEIFFRGLMAIAEDDAAAQPRSATSSR; this is encoded by the coding sequence GTGAAGCGCTGCCGGCTCACGAGGGCGGAGAAGAAGGCCGAGACGCGCGCGAGCCTGCTCGAGGCCGCCGCCGAGGTGTTCGCGCGCCAGGGCTTCCAGGCGGCGTCGGTCGACGAGGTGGCCGAGGCGGCCGGTTTCACGAAGGGCGCGGTGTACGCGCACTTCGAGAGCAAGGAGGACCTGTTCCTGGCGGTGCTCGACGAGCGCTTCGCGGACCGCCTCGGGGAGGTGCGCGCGCTCCTGGACTCCGACGGCGAGCCCCAGGCGCAGGCCCGCAAGGCGGGCGAGGGCTTCATGGACTACCTCGACGCGGACCCGCGCTGGACACCGCTGTTCTTCGAGTTCTGGGCCCACGCCGTGCGCAACCCGGAAGTGGCCACCAAGCTCGTGCCCCGCTACCGCGCGGTGCGCGAGGCGGTGGCGGAGGCCATCGACCGCCGTGCGCTGGAGCTGGGATACGAGCCGCCGCAGCCGCTCGACGAGGTGGCCGCCATGACCTTCGCCATGGCCAACGGCGCCGCGCTCGAGCACGCCCTGGAGCCCGAGGCCATCCCGGCGGGCATGTACGGCCGCATGCTCGAGATCTTCTTCCGCGGCCTGATGGCGATCGCGGAGGACGACGCGGCGGCTCAGCCGCGCTCGGCCACCAGCAGCCGGTAG